A stretch of DNA from Synechococcus sp. PROS-9-1:
TCAAAACTGTTCTGATGGGCCCAGCTAGCCCGCTTGCCCCAGGCGGGTAGACGATCAAACATCGCCCTTGGCGCATCCATGTCAGCCATGGTGAAATCAGCCTGGGAGCGCGCCGCACCTAGAGGAACAATGCTGACAATCACAACCGCGCCAGCCAGCACAAGCGACCAGGCATAGGGGGCCGCTGGAGCAGCTGTGAACAACGCGATTAAATCCATGGGAATGCCAAAAGCAAATCCTTTCTAAACACCAATCTTCTTGATTGTGATGTCGATCCACCACCCAAGTCTTCTCATCCCTTTCATTGAGAGGCTTAAAAGACTGGCCAGCCATCAACGGTTCGACGCAACGCCTCAGCTCGAGCCACGGGCCAGACCACGAAAACGAGACAGATCTGCACGCGAGATGCGTCAGGAGGTGAGGTTTCGAGAAACTTACAACACAAGATGCCAAGCCAAATCAATCATCGAGGCCTATCAATTATCAAATTTCAAAACATCAACGAACCAACTAAAATAGTGGCAATCAATACTAGCCTATTCAATAATTATCAGGAATGCGCATCAATCAGCAGCAGCACTTTTGCAAATCATTCTTTACTTTTAAAAAGAACAAACAAAGAATGTCATCAAGTTATGCTTGCAATCATCAGAGAGCTTCCGAATCACTAACATCGGATCCAGAGCCAACCTCATCACTGAGACTTTGACCTGGGCGCCAACCGCTTTCCCAGATCTCCCTGCATTGAGTATTGAGAGTGTCCCGAGTTAAGCCCCAGCCAGCAACAACTTTCTCTAAGTCTGTCTTGATGTCATCAGCCCCAGGAAACTCTCCATAACGCGTCACAAGTCTGGCTGCGGAGGTGAGCTGGTCGGGCCCCGGAGCACCCTCAAAACCAAGCAAGGAATCCAAAATATCCCGATCCGACGCATAGAGAGGATGGGTTTGCTGAATGTCTTCTGCCATAAAAATTGGATCTAAAAGCGACGACGCACGAACGATCAGACATTCCTGAAATCACTCAAGCGCATTGAGATCAACACGGCAAAGCACTCAACCGCCACGCCTCCCTACCTGAAAGAAACCCCACTCAGGGGAACCCATTGTGGGCTAAGGCACGTCATCGCGAGAACAGTGCCCGAAAGCGATCTCAAAGTGCTGGGTATGCACTCATGACGCCCCAGCCAATCAGAGCAGCGATACTGCCCCAAACAAAAAGGGAGGTTCCAAGCAAACGAAATCTGTTTTCATTCTTTGGAAGTAGAAGCTGGCGATTCATTCAATAAGACCCTCAACCCCTTTACTGACAACGCCCGTCACTTGTGGCAAGCAATTCACAGGATTAGCTGACAATGATGTCAAGCTGAAACAGTGTGTCTAAATTGCATGAAAAGCGAGATTTAGATGGGCTTCGACAAAGGAGATAAATTCATCGACGACGCGAAGCAACGCGCCCATGATGCAATTGGTGAATCCAATCCAAAACTCACCTCCCTTGAAAAGGGGTTTTTGCACGCCATGAAGCGACGTCAGGCCCGCGAAAAGCATGCCAGGAAAGGAAGCTGAAACGCCTCCCAACAGCTCCGTGTTTCTAAGAGAAAAGCCTTCTTAACGCAGGAGATATCCGTCAAGGATTATTCCCGTGAATTAGAAGCAATTAGCATTAAGTCAACTCTTCAAAAATAGATCCTCCAGACAGCAAAAGGAATTAATAATTTCAAAAAATCATCATTAGCTCAGCAAACTTGATTTAAGATTTTTAATTGTCGGATCAATTGCCCGATTGAAGCTACTGATCCATCAATTGAAGATCGCCCGAAACCACAACCCAGTTTCCTCATCGATCACACCCCGATCACAGGTTTAGCTCAACCCCTCTGAGCGGACTCCCTAGGCCATCGGCTTTTCCAATAGAAGATCTGCAGGCCAAAACGACTGCGGCGACTGGTTTTAAATGCGGTTGGATTCCTGCGGGCACCATCCAAACGTTCAGAATTCACAAAACTATATTAAGATATGAGTCCAGGCAGGAACGAGATGTTCAGATCGATTTTTTCACTGTTGTTCGCTGCAGTGATGTGGGTTCAGGTCCCACAATGGTCAAACGATTGGTCGAAATGTTCCGTAGACGTCCCCGATACGGCTTGTCATTGGTATGTCGTTGCACCTGACAACACCTTCGGTGAAGGATTTAGCTGGGCCAACGCTCCTTGGTTTAGTGCCGAAGGGCTCCTTGATATTGGTGAGCTCACTGACACCATGAGCAGCATCCATCTCGGAGCGGTCGAGAACGCTTAAAACGAACGCAAAAGAGGTTCTTTCTCAGCCTTGCTCCTTAAAACTTACTCACAAAAACTTCGATCATTCCTTTGATTAGAAGCTGATCAAGCCCAAATCGTGATCAAACCAAATTGAATTAATGGCGAATTTTTGCACGGATTTGCCTTTTTATTTTCAGCCAAGCAGGAGCTCTTATGGTGCAGCATCAGAAATTTTTTGCCGGATACATATTCCATTAAAGACATACCGCCTCATTATTTATAGACTATCTATCAATGGTTCATTGCAATGGCAAAATTCCAACTAAAATCCTTCGAAAGCAGTCGGATACTGTGTTTTGGCTTATTTCAATGACAGATTGCATGACGCCTGTCCTATCCCAAAACAATCAGACTCATAAGCCATAAGCAAAGGGGACATCCTCGAACGATCCAGACAAAAGGCCGAACCCGAGCTCCAGGGTTATACAAATATCTATAGATAAAACTATTTTTTCTTCAAATAGGGCAAGTCACTTGGTTGTGAGAGGGTGTAAGCAACTGCTGCTGTAATTAATGCACCCACAGCCAGCATTGCGTAAATCCAAACGGAATAATCAGTCATCAATTAATTCCTAAAACGCCAAAAGTGAATTGACTCAGAATGCCATGACCTGTCAAGGCTTCCGTGAACAAACCAATCACAAAGCCGAGCATGGCTAAGCGGCCGTTGAGAAGCTCAGCAGCAACAAGACGCTCAGACTTGCTTTGCGCCGAAGCATCATCCTTGAACCAATCACCCTGGGACTGAGCGGAGGAATTCATCAGCTTCAGATAAGTTTAAGTATCTTACCTGCTTTGCAACGTTTTGCGAAGCGATGCCATGCGGCCCATCCAACCCGCTGACTCCCCGTTGCTGCGCGAAATTTACGTGGATGCCATTCAAACGCAGGCCACTCAGACTTACAGCCCTGAACAAATAAGGGCTTGGACAAACCTCGCTTGGCTACCAGGACTTTTGGATCGCACCTTTGAAGAAGGCCAAGGCTGGGTCAGTGGAGTCGACGAAGGGTTCGCGATTCGCCATCCCGCCAACCGACTATCAATGCTGTATTGCCGAGGTCGATCTTCCAGGCAGGGGCATGGATCAGCCCTTCTTAAAGCCATTGAATGCGATGCCCAACAAATGGGAATCCAACGGTTGCACACAGAGGCCAGCCTCCTCAGTCGGCCCATGCTTGAACAAAGGGGCTGGAAAGTGATCGCTCCTGAGCCATTCACGATCGCCGGTGTGCCTTTCGTGCGCTTCAAGATGGAAAAAACATTGAGCTGAGTCATACCCATCCCGCGAACCGCAAAAGAGAGGATCAAGCCACTCAGGCAAGCCAATATCGTCGTTGACCTCACCCCAGGCGTTGAAAATCGCCCCAAGCAATGGCGAGATCATCCAAACCTTCCGCCTTGGCCAAAACAAAACAATTTGCGTGTTGATGCTTCCTGATTCGCCACGCACCTCTCTTCACATTTGTTTTTCCACACGATTTTCAATGGAGACAGAGCTTTTCTCGAGAGATTGCTCCTCCCAAGCCTCATCAGGCAATTGAAGAAAGATCAGTCATGAAATGTCGCAACTTCGGCGTTGCAACCATGAGACGTCTTCATAGTCGCAATAAACCCTTTCTATGACAGGATTGCAAACCAAATAAGCTTGATTAAATCAAAAGGGACAACGAAATAACTCACGTTGAACAGATGAGAAGGCCTCTTGATACAAGGCCTGAAAGCTGAACTCTTACTCCAGGCCAGCCGCCATCAGCGTCTGTGGAAAAGTTGTGGAAAATCACGAAAAATGTTGAGATCGCCGACTTTCCACCTCTTTTTCAAGGGTGATCCTTGCCCACAGCATGCCGTTCTAGACCTTCTACAGACTGCCTATCAGTTAGCAACAAAGAACTAGGAATTTTCACTTATCAGGCCACATCTTCTCGTCGATCGATCGAGTCAGGTCTGGTTGCCACCAAACATGTCTTCATACCCTTCATAGGGGTCGTATTCAGCCCATCCAGGACTGGCTTGATTCATAAGTCCGTATTGGCCGTCAATCATCTGCGTTCTTGTGTTCCCGTAAGGAACCGTGTTGCAGGTCACTCCTCCCCCAGCAACAGGCTGGCAGTTATTGAAACGAACCTGGCCCTTCACTGAAACTCCGACAAGTGAAACGAAGCCGATAACAAGAGGAATCACTGCCTTGAAACGCGCATCAAAATGTCGATAGATCGGCATGAGCTGATGGACAACTGAAGCCAGTTTGACAGCCTCCACCATCAAAAGCCCTGACACTGAACATTGACAGCCGTCAAAAAATTGACAGCGTCTTTCCCACGTCCAGCACGGAGCTGCACCATGAGGAGATCGGATTGAAGGCCCAAAAGCATGGTTTGACACGGATACAGATCGCGTGCTGATGCACTGCGCTGCAACTGTTCAGCTCGAAGCAGGGCCTGCTGACAGCTGGCGATTCGCTCGAGTAGGAAACAGTCCAACGCCACAGGATTCACGCTCGTCAGCGAGGCAGCGGAGGCGGAACCCATGAAGGCACCACCAACGACCAACAGAATTGCCCCAGAAATCGCAATCTCCTGAGAGGATGCGGCAGCTATTTCTCGGATCGGATGTACACCGACTGGACTGCTGTCGCCCTTCTGCTGTTCACCACTGTGCCCTTGCTGGCTGTCGTGGTGACCGCCGCCTTCTTTATTTGGCAACAGAGGAAGAAAAAACTGCGTTAACGGGCTCAGAACGGACCGTGCAGTGCTGAAGTTGAAGTCCAAGTGCTGGCAGTGGCATGCCTAGCTCTTGATTTTGGCTGTTGATGAGCTCGCCTTGACCCAAACAGTCAAGACAGGTGCGAAAGCGCTTGTCATTGATCCTCTGAATTCCACTACCACCGCAGCTGCTGCAGGTCATCGTTCTTGTTGCCATTTCAAGACTTTCAGTTTGAGGCCTTTTTCCTGCTTTGATCCCGAACTTTTCCTGAAGAATCAGCCCCAACAATCAATGAGGTGAGCTTGTCCTGACGATTTCTCAGCTCCTCCAGTAATTCTTCAGCCGAAATCGCATTCGTGGGAGACACCAGACCAAGAGATGCTGCCAATTGGCCAATCACTTGTGCAGCCGCTTCTCCACGATCACGCAGCGAGCTCAAGCCTGCCGCATGATCGCGTTTTGACAGTTTTTGACCGGATGAGTCACAGAGCAACGGCACATGCCCGTAGCGCGGTGAGGCCATCCCCAAGGACGTGATGACAGCGCTCTGGGCAGCGCAGACCGACACCAGATCTTGCCCTCGCACGACCTCGTTGATGCCCAAAGCCAACTCGTCTATAGACGTCGCCAAGTGATACGCAATGACTCCATCAGTGCGACGGAGAATGACATCTCCTACTTTTTTGGCAAAAGGCTCAGCAACGCGCAGTCTCCAGGCCGGTAATCGCGCATCCCTCAAGCCCCAGTCTTGATCAAGCCGCCTGCACGTCCCCGGATAAATCGTTTCACCGTCAAGCTGACGGCGACTGCAGCGGCAGGGATAGAGATAACCCTGCTTCCTCAAGGTTGAAAGGAATGAGCCGTACAGTCCGCGTCGTCTGCTCTGCAGCAGGAGAGGTCCATCCCAATTAAGGCCTAGCCAGCGAAGGTCTTGTCGCACCGACTCAATGGCGCCAGAACGAATCCTTGGGGTATCGAGGTCATCAACCCGCAACAGCCATTGGCCGTTGTTGAGTCGGGCCCGTAGCCAAGACAGAAGGGCCGTCCTCACATTGCCCAGATGAAGCGGACCAGATGGAGTCGGCGCAAAGCGGCCCCTATAGCCCTGTTGGCTTAGTCGCTGGCCGTTCTGCAGGACTTGACTCAGGTGATCGGGAAGCTCGATAGCCATCGACAGTGCTAATCGTTCAGATCAACAAAAAAAGGTGGTCCGAAGACCACCCCATCATCATCGAAGGCTTTGTGATCTAGCCCTGGACACGGTCCTTAAACATTTTGCCAGCGGTAAACGCGGGAACACGCTTTGCAGGAATTTTGATCTTTTCACCGGTTTTAGGGTTCAAGCCCTGACGAGCAGAACGCTCGCGTGGTTCAAAGGAACCGAAACCAAGGATTGAAACTTTTTTTCCTTCGACAACGGAATCAATGATGGTGTCGATAGCGGCGTCAACGACGAGCGAGACGTCCGTTTTGGTGAGTTCGGTGCGAGCAGCAACGAGGTTGACGAGGTCAGCTTTGTTCATGGAAGAAGTGGTGTGGAGCGAGAGCGGGCTGGTTGACGTTGCGGAGGTCAACATCCGCACGGCTTCCTTGAGCGTGCCAATCGTATGGAGGTCAGCGCCTAGAGGCAACCGAAAAACGCTGTGCTGCAATGCATTCACCGAATCAGTCTTGAGGAAGCAGGTCTGATTGCGCAGGACTCCAGCTATCAAAAGGAGCCAGACGCCCACCTCGCAGCGCCCCAAGCCCTGCTCCAGAAGCCAGTGCTGGACTGGATTCTGGAGGAATCCAGTCACGAACACGCTGAAGACTGAGCTGCTGCCTCGGCCAATGAAATGTGCGTCGATGACGAAGAGGAGCCAGCTGACCTTCTTGAACCGGAATTAACAATCGTCCGCAAAACAGCACATCTAAAGGGGCTGGAGCATGCACAACACAGCTTCCAGGTGTGGGTCCTGGCGTCCAAAGCAGCTTCAAACCGGAGGCTGTGATGTGGGAATCAACAAAAGTTTCAAGGGGTTGAACTCCAGGCAATAGGTAGGCCTCTTGCTCCTGAACCAACACAGGCCATCGCAATCTTTCTTGCAAACGACGAATGCGTCCATGCCCCTCTCGACTCGTCAGAAGAATCCGAGCTGGACGATCAGAAGCCAGATCATGCAGGGCTTGAAGCGTGGCCTCGGTCAGCGGGGGGCAATCAATCAGTACGGGTTCTGGCTCCACATCGAGCCACCAAGACGACCCACCCCGACAGTCTCGATTGGGTGGAAACAACCAAAGGTTGCCCAAGATTTGCAGAGGGGGGCGGCCTGACTCCAAAGCCGAGGTCATCGTCATTTCGGTGGAGTTCCATCACACCCTCTACTTTGAGGGAAGTACGTCCTGCGATCTGCGGGCGGATCTTTGAGCACGATCCATCGCGGCAGTCCATGGCCACTAGGCAGCACGATCACATCCAGAGGTGTGAATTTTTCCGTTGCGGCGCCAACGGCCAATCGGCTCGAATTGCTGATCTTTTCTCATGCAGAAGCCAAAGCACCCGAGCAGGTGATTGAGCTGTGTGAGCAGCATCGCTCAGCAAATTATTGGCATGTTGAGGTCGAAGGTCTTGGTGCTGGTTGTTGCTACTGCTATCGGGTGTTTGGCCCCATTGAGCCAGGTGGCCATAGCTTTCAGCCCGCCAAAGTGCTTGTTGACCCCTGCGCCCGCGCCATTGATGGCTGGGACATTTATCAACGCGCAGCGGCGACCGGTGCATCACCCAACTCCGATAGATGTTTGAAATCGGTGGTTTGCGAGCGAGATCCGTTCGATTTCCAAGCCCACCCGCGGCCTCGCCATAGCTGGCAAGAGACCGTGATCTACGAACTCCACATCGGCGGGTTCACCAAACGCCCCGACAGCGGTGTGAGCCCAGATCGACGCGGAACTTACTTAGGAGTGATCGAAAAGATTCCCTACCTGAAGGAGCTCGGGGTCACCACGATCGAACTGCTGCCGATCCAAGCCTTCGATCCCAACGATGCCCCCGCTGGTAGGGACAACGTTTGGGGCTACAGCCCTCTCAGTTGGTTTGCACCGCATCACGAATACGCAGTGGGCTCGGATCCCCATTCAGCTCGAGACCAGGTCCGTGACCTCGTGGCGGCCTGCCATGACGCCGGCATTGAGGTCCTTTTGGATGTGGTTTATAACCACACCACTGAAGGGAATAGCAACGGTCCCACCTTGAGCTGGAGAGGGTTTGCCGATCGTAATTACTACCACCAGAGCGATGCGGGCGAATACATGGATGTGAGCGGTTGTGGCAACAGCATTGCTGCAAACGACCCACTCTCCAGACAACTCATCCTTGAATCACTCCGCTGCTGGGCCACTGAACTTGGCATCGACGGGTTCCGTTTCGATTTAGGGATTGCTCTCAGCCGCGGGGAGAAGCTGAAACCCCTGGAACACCCTCCCCTGTTTGAGGCGATGGAAGCTGATCCGCAGCTGAGTGAACTCAAACTGGTTAGCGAGCCCTGGGATTGTGGTGGGCTCTACCGGCTGAGTGATTTTCCGGCCAAACGGATTGGCACCTGGAACGGACACTTCCGTGATGCATTGCGCAGTTTCTGGAAAGGAGATGAGGGCAGCACCTGGCCTCTCGGACAACGCTTCCGTGGCAGCCCCGATTTGTACAACGGGAAAGCGGCAAGCCTTGGTAGCTCAGTGAACCTAATTACGGCCCATGACGGCTTCAGCCTCTTGGACCTGGTGAGCTTCAACAACAAACACAACTTGGCCAATGGTGAAAACAACAGAGATGGTGAGAACCAAAACAACAGCTGGAATCACGGCGTAGAAGGACCGAGCAGCGATCGCGCCATCGATGCACTGCGGCGCCGCCAACAACGCAATCTGCTCAGCACCTTGCTGCTCAGTCGTGGTGTTCCGATGCTGCTGATGGGCGATGAAGTGGGGCGGAGTCAGGGAGGGAATAACAACACCTGGTGCCAGGACAGCCCGCTCAGCTGGATGATTTGGGGAGATGATCACTGCGATCACGAGTTACAGACCTTCGTGCAGCGCCTGCTCGATGTGCGCCAACAACTTGCGGTTTTATTCAACCCAACCCGGCCTCACAACGAAAAGAAACCGCTGCGATCAAGCGACTCAGACGAGTTGTGGCGGCAGTGGCATGGCTTAGAGCTGAATAAACCTGACTGGGCTAATTGGTCCCACTGCTTGGCGATGAGCCTGCAACAAGGAAATCAAGGTGCCGTGTTGTGGATGGGCTTCAACGCCTATTTCAAATCTATGCACTTCGACCTACCGGAAGCGGCCTCGCCATGGTGTCGCTTGATTGACACAGCATTACCTGCTGGAGAAGATCTACCCACACGCATCGATCAATGGTCCTCATTCGGGGTTCAATTAGAGGCGCGCAGCCTCGTGGTGATGGTGGCTCAGGAGTACGCAGACCGACTGAGTTTTTAAATCAAGCGGGCGGCGGGAATCGAACCCGCATCATCAGCTTGGAAGGCTGAGGTTTTACCACTAAACTACGCCCGCACTAGTACGCCTGAACTGCCTATCCGAATTGATAGTTATTAAGTCGCGTGCCCAATCATTATGACGGTCCGCGTGCCCCCATGTTCCGGATTGACCTCTTCAACAGCTCGCCCCGAGGGCTCCCGTCGCCGTCTCATGCTCGCTTACGGGCTGGGGGATGCTGGTACCGGTCTAGCTGCTACGACGCTGGGGTTTTACCTATTTCCGTTTTTCACCTCTGCAGCAGGGTTGCCAGCTTTCATTGCCGGCTCCCTCCTCACCGTGATCAAGCTTTGGGATGCCATCAACGATCCCTTGATCGGCTGGATGAGCGATCACACCAGTAGTCGATGGGGTCCAAGACTTCCCTGGATGTTTGCAGCCGCACTGCCGTTAGGGATCAGCCTGGCAGCGATGTGGTGGGTTCCAGAGGGGAGCACCCTGCAGCGCACGGCGTATTACGTGCTGATGGCCATCCTGCTGATGACGGCCTATACAAGCGTGAATCTGCCCTATGCAGCGCTCTCCACAGAACTCACACCGGAGACGGCGATTCGCACGCGGCTGAATGCAGCTCGATTTACCGGATCGATTTTGGCGGGAACCATCGGGTTGCTCGTCGCGGTTTTCGTCTTGCGAGAGGGCAGTGGTGGGTACTTGTTGATGGGACAAATCACGGGGACCATCGCAGCGGTCGCAACACTGCTCTGCTGCTGGGGCCTTGCTCCTTATGCCAAAAAGGCTCAACGCCCGAGTGGCAACAAAGAACCCTTGCTGCAACAACTGAGGCGCATTCGCTCGAATTCACGATTTCTGATGGTGCTAGGGCTGTATTTGCTGTTGTGGTTTGGCCTACAACTGATGCAAGTGGTTGCCCTGATTTGGCTCGTTCAAGTCATCCACGTTCCAGCTGGAATTGCCACATTGCTGCTGCTTGCTTTCAATGTCGCTGCATTAGTAGGTCTCCAGCTTTGGAGCGTGTTGTCCAACCGTCACGGTCGAATCAAGGCACTTGGCTGGGGATCGAGCATTTGGATTGCCGCCTGCCTCCTCTCAATGACCCTTGCACCAATAACGGAGAGCAACGCGGTTGCCCTGATCCCGGTGATCGGCCTGATCATGCTGGTGGGATTGGGAGCCTCAACGGCTTACCTCATCCCCTGGTCGCTGCTCCCTGATGCCATCGACGCAGATCCCACCCGCCCAGCGGGCCTCTACACCGCTTGGATGGTGTTCGGACAAAAACTCATCATTGGCCTGAGCATGAGCGTTTTCGGAACATTGCTCTCGCTCACTGGATACATCTCCACGAAGACATCCGATGGCGCCTTGAGTTCTGTCCAACAGCCTGAAACAGCACTGATTGCCATTCGTCTCTGCATGGGTTTAATTCCAGCTGTGTTGGTGGTGCTCGGGCTTCTGTTGATGCGACGCTGGCCTGATCGCGGCGCTCATCTGCACAGCGCTTAAGTCTTTTCTCTGAATCTCCTCTTAATGAAGTCCCCTCGCTGGCTGAACCGACTTGGCAGCAGCCT
This window harbors:
- a CDS encoding MFS transporter — translated: MLAYGLGDAGTGLAATTLGFYLFPFFTSAAGLPAFIAGSLLTVIKLWDAINDPLIGWMSDHTSSRWGPRLPWMFAAALPLGISLAAMWWVPEGSTLQRTAYYVLMAILLMTAYTSVNLPYAALSTELTPETAIRTRLNAARFTGSILAGTIGLLVAVFVLREGSGGYLLMGQITGTIAAVATLLCCWGLAPYAKKAQRPSGNKEPLLQQLRRIRSNSRFLMVLGLYLLLWFGLQLMQVVALIWLVQVIHVPAGIATLLLLAFNVAALVGLQLWSVLSNRHGRIKALGWGSSIWIAACLLSMTLAPITESNAVALIPVIGLIMLVGLGASTAYLIPWSLLPDAIDADPTRPAGLYTAWMVFGQKLIIGLSMSVFGTLLSLTGYISTKTSDGALSSVQQPETALIAIRLCMGLIPAVLVVLGLLLMRRWPDRGAHLHSA
- a CDS encoding glycogen-debranching protein, which codes for MSTIHRGSPWPLGSTITSRGVNFSVAAPTANRLELLIFSHAEAKAPEQVIELCEQHRSANYWHVEVEGLGAGCCYCYRVFGPIEPGGHSFQPAKVLVDPCARAIDGWDIYQRAAATGASPNSDRCLKSVVCERDPFDFQAHPRPRHSWQETVIYELHIGGFTKRPDSGVSPDRRGTYLGVIEKIPYLKELGVTTIELLPIQAFDPNDAPAGRDNVWGYSPLSWFAPHHEYAVGSDPHSARDQVRDLVAACHDAGIEVLLDVVYNHTTEGNSNGPTLSWRGFADRNYYHQSDAGEYMDVSGCGNSIAANDPLSRQLILESLRCWATELGIDGFRFDLGIALSRGEKLKPLEHPPLFEAMEADPQLSELKLVSEPWDCGGLYRLSDFPAKRIGTWNGHFRDALRSFWKGDEGSTWPLGQRFRGSPDLYNGKAASLGSSVNLITAHDGFSLLDLVSFNNKHNLANGENNRDGENQNNSWNHGVEGPSSDRAIDALRRRQQRNLLSTLLLSRGVPMLLMGDEVGRSQGGNNNTWCQDSPLSWMIWGDDHCDHELQTFVQRLLDVRQQLAVLFNPTRPHNEKKPLRSSDSDELWRQWHGLELNKPDWANWSHCLAMSLQQGNQGAVLWMGFNAYFKSMHFDLPEAASPWCRLIDTALPAGEDLPTRIDQWSSFGVQLEARSLVVMVAQEYADRLSF
- a CDS encoding GNAT family N-acetyltransferase: MRPIQPADSPLLREIYVDAIQTQATQTYSPEQIRAWTNLAWLPGLLDRTFEEGQGWVSGVDEGFAIRHPANRLSMLYCRGRSSRQGHGSALLKAIECDAQQMGIQRLHTEASLLSRPMLEQRGWKVIAPEPFTIAGVPFVRFKMEKTLS
- a CDS encoding MBL fold metallo-hydrolase, which gives rise to MTMTSALESGRPPLQILGNLWLFPPNRDCRGGSSWWLDVEPEPVLIDCPPLTEATLQALHDLASDRPARILLTSREGHGRIRRLQERLRWPVLVQEQEAYLLPGVQPLETFVDSHITASGLKLLWTPGPTPGSCVVHAPAPLDVLFCGRLLIPVQEGQLAPLRHRRTFHWPRQQLSLQRVRDWIPPESSPALASGAGLGALRGGRLAPFDSWSPAQSDLLPQD
- a CDS encoding HU family DNA-binding protein translates to MNKADLVNLVAARTELTKTDVSLVVDAAIDTIIDSVVEGKKVSILGFGSFEPRERSARQGLNPKTGEKIKIPAKRVPAFTAGKMFKDRVQG
- the gluQRS gene encoding tRNA glutamyl-Q(34) synthetase GluQRS gives rise to the protein MELPDHLSQVLQNGQRLSQQGYRGRFAPTPSGPLHLGNVRTALLSWLRARLNNGQWLLRVDDLDTPRIRSGAIESVRQDLRWLGLNWDGPLLLQSRRRGLYGSFLSTLRKQGYLYPCRCSRRQLDGETIYPGTCRRLDQDWGLRDARLPAWRLRVAEPFAKKVGDVILRRTDGVIAYHLATSIDELALGINEVVRGQDLVSVCAAQSAVITSLGMASPRYGHVPLLCDSSGQKLSKRDHAAGLSSLRDRGEAAAQVIGQLAASLGLVSPTNAISAEELLEELRNRQDKLTSLIVGADSSGKVRDQSRKKASN
- a CDS encoding DUF3288 family protein, with amino-acid sequence MAEDIQQTHPLYASDRDILDSLLGFEGAPGPDQLTSAARLVTRYGEFPGADDIKTDLEKVVAGWGLTRDTLNTQCREIWESGWRPGQSLSDEVGSGSDVSDSEAL
- a CDS encoding chlorophyll a/b-binding protein; protein product: MNSSAQSQGDWFKDDASAQSKSERLVAAELLNGRLAMLGFVIGLFTEALTGHGILSQFTFGVLGIN